A region from the Stutzerimonas stutzeri genome encodes:
- a CDS encoding DUF1127 domain-containing protein: MKSHVEFVRTGHLSANRSTSLTALLRASWQRVSRWHALYRQRQQLAALSDEMLKDLGLSRADIDTEANRPFWDEPYRRG; this comes from the coding sequence ATGAAAAGTCATGTTGAGTTTGTTAGGACTGGTCATCTGTCTGCCAACCGCAGCACATCGCTTACCGCGCTGTTGCGCGCGTCTTGGCAGCGAGTAAGCCGTTGGCATGCGCTGTACCGGCAGCGGCAGCAACTCGCCGCGCTTAGCGACGAAATGCTCAAGGACCTCGGGCTGAGCCGCGCCGATATCGACACCGAAGCCAATCGGCCATTCTGGGACGAGCCGTACCGGCGTGGCTAA
- a CDS encoding LysR substrate-binding domain-containing protein codes for MANYPSIDAELLRSFVAIADHGGFTRAADAVNRTQSAISMQMKRLEEDVLQRALFEREGRQVRLTAEGQVLLGYARRILKLHGEVLTTFREPHMVGSVRIGTPDDYVMRFLPGILSRFAQAYPLVQVELHCEPSFQLLQRRDLDLSIVTREPGAEIGQLLRRERVVWAEAAGFNAHEQRPIPLAVFNSECFCRAWACNALDSLGTPFRIAYTSPSLSALMAVVGAGLAVTAQMQSLLPPDMRQLGPAEGFPELPVSSIVLLRNDRSQSQVSETLAEHIVEGFRL; via the coding sequence ATGGCCAACTACCCCAGTATCGACGCCGAGCTGTTGCGCAGTTTCGTTGCCATCGCTGATCACGGCGGCTTCACCCGCGCGGCCGACGCTGTCAATCGCACCCAGTCTGCGATCAGCATGCAGATGAAACGGCTCGAGGAGGATGTGCTGCAGCGCGCCCTGTTCGAGCGCGAGGGCCGGCAGGTTCGGCTGACTGCCGAGGGTCAGGTGCTGCTCGGCTACGCCCGGCGAATCCTCAAGTTGCATGGCGAGGTATTGACCACCTTCCGCGAACCACACATGGTCGGCTCCGTGCGCATCGGCACGCCGGACGATTATGTAATGCGCTTTCTGCCCGGCATCCTTTCGCGCTTCGCTCAAGCGTACCCGCTGGTGCAGGTGGAACTGCACTGCGAGCCTTCGTTCCAGTTGCTGCAACGGCGCGATCTGGACCTGAGCATCGTCACCCGTGAGCCGGGTGCGGAGATCGGCCAGTTGCTGCGGCGCGAACGTGTGGTCTGGGCCGAAGCTGCCGGCTTCAACGCCCATGAGCAGCGGCCGATTCCCCTGGCGGTGTTCAATAGCGAATGCTTCTGCCGTGCCTGGGCCTGCAACGCCCTGGACAGTCTGGGCACGCCTTTCCGGATCGCCTACACCAGCCCTAGCCTGTCGGCGTTGATGGCGGTGGTCGGTGCCGGTCTGGCCGTCACCGCCCAGATGCAGAGCCTGCTGCCGCCGGACATGCGCCAACTGGGGCCGGCCGAAGGGTTTCCCGAACTTCCGGTAAGCAGCATCGTGCTGTTGCGCAACGATCGCAGCCAGTCGCAGGTCAGCGAAACGCTGGCCGAACACATCGTCGAGGGGTTCCGCCTGTAG
- the ngg gene encoding N-acetylglutaminylglutamine synthetase yields MQKSQAYGQRLLRGQTPTYERLQARLAEDGKEEPQGPVTLHCGWGRILIGHTYSDPADLAADLLHEQAGERDIALYVAAPHQVLAYAPQQLFLDPSDTMRIWFTDYRPARRSFRGFGIRRAQSEADWKAINCLYQSRGMLPVNPELCTPREKGGPVYWLAEDDDSGQIIGSVMGINHHRAFNDPENGSSLWCLAVAPSCTRPGVGEALVRHLIEQYMGRGLAYLDLSVLHDNKQAKALYAKLGFRDLQTFTVKRKNTINQSLFLGPGPEAELNPYARIIVDEARRRGIEISIDDAEAGLFTLTHGGRKVRCRESLSDLTSAVSMTLCQDKSLTHRTLARAGLKLPAQRLAGSPEDNAAFLQEHGSLVVKPVDGEQGHGVSVDLRSPEALEEAVVQARQFDQRVLLESYHPGLDLRIVVIGYEVVAAAIRRPAEVVGDGSHSIRQLIETQSRRRQAATGGESRIPLDRETQRCIEDAGFDYDTVLPRGEHLAVRRTANLHTGGMLGDVTDSLHPELVDAAIRAARALEIPVVGLDLLVPGADQPDYVFIEANERVGLANHHPQPTAERFIDLLFPLSHNSH; encoded by the coding sequence ATGCAGAAGTCTCAAGCTTACGGACAGCGATTGTTGCGCGGCCAGACACCTACCTACGAGCGGCTGCAGGCACGCCTCGCCGAAGATGGCAAGGAAGAGCCGCAGGGCCCGGTGACGCTGCATTGCGGCTGGGGCCGCATCCTGATCGGTCACACCTACTCCGACCCCGCGGACCTCGCCGCCGACCTGCTTCACGAGCAAGCCGGCGAGCGGGATATCGCGCTCTACGTCGCCGCCCCGCACCAGGTGCTCGCCTACGCCCCGCAGCAGTTGTTCCTCGATCCGTCGGACACCATGCGCATCTGGTTCACCGACTACCGCCCGGCACGCCGGAGCTTTCGCGGCTTCGGTATTCGTCGCGCGCAAAGCGAAGCCGACTGGAAGGCTATCAACTGCCTGTATCAATCGCGCGGCATGTTGCCGGTCAACCCTGAGCTGTGCACGCCGCGGGAAAAAGGCGGGCCGGTTTACTGGCTGGCCGAGGACGACGATTCCGGGCAGATCATCGGCAGCGTCATGGGCATCAATCACCACAGAGCCTTCAATGACCCGGAAAACGGCTCCAGCCTGTGGTGCCTGGCGGTCGCGCCGAGCTGTACCCGCCCGGGCGTCGGCGAGGCGCTGGTCCGCCATCTGATCGAGCAGTACATGGGCCGCGGGCTGGCTTATCTTGACCTGTCGGTACTGCACGATAACAAGCAGGCCAAGGCGCTCTACGCCAAGCTGGGCTTTCGCGATCTGCAGACCTTCACGGTCAAGCGCAAGAACACCATCAACCAGTCACTGTTTCTCGGCCCGGGGCCGGAAGCCGAGCTGAACCCCTACGCCAGGATCATCGTCGACGAAGCGCGGCGGCGCGGCATCGAGATCAGCATCGACGATGCCGAGGCCGGTCTGTTTACCCTTACCCATGGCGGCCGCAAGGTGCGCTGCCGGGAGTCGCTGTCGGACCTGACGTCCGCCGTGAGCATGACGCTGTGCCAGGACAAGAGCCTGACCCACCGCACGCTTGCACGGGCCGGGCTGAAGCTGCCGGCGCAGCGGCTGGCCGGCTCGCCCGAAGACAATGCAGCCTTTCTGCAGGAACACGGCAGCCTGGTGGTCAAGCCGGTCGATGGTGAACAGGGCCATGGCGTATCGGTGGATCTGCGCAGCCCAGAGGCCTTGGAAGAAGCCGTCGTCCAGGCACGTCAGTTCGACCAACGCGTGCTGCTCGAAAGCTACCATCCGGGGCTCGATCTGCGCATCGTGGTGATCGGTTACGAGGTCGTGGCCGCGGCCATCCGCCGACCGGCCGAGGTGGTCGGTGACGGCAGCCACAGCATTCGGCAGCTGATCGAAACCCAGAGCCGTCGCCGCCAGGCCGCCACCGGCGGCGAGAGCCGAATCCCGCTGGACAGGGAAACCCAGCGCTGCATCGAGGATGCCGGCTTCGATTACGACACGGTACTGCCACGAGGGGAGCATCTGGCGGTCCGCCGCACGGCGAACCTGCATACGGGCGGGATGCTCGGCGACGTCACCGACAGCCTGCATCCGGAACTTGTCGACGCCGCCATTCGAGCCGCTCGCGCACTGGAAATACCGGTGGTGGGACTGGACCTGCTGGTGCCGGGGGCGGACCAGCCGGACTACGTGTTCATCGAAGCCAACGAGCGCGTGGGCCTCGCCAACCATCATCCACAGCCGACAGCGGAGCGGTTCATCGACCTGCTGTTCCCGCTCAGCCACAACAGCCACTAG
- the mnmC gene encoding bifunctional tRNA (5-methylaminomethyl-2-thiouridine)(34)-methyltransferase MnmD/FAD-dependent 5-carboxymethylaminomethyl-2-thiouridine(34) oxidoreductase MnmC: MPIHPTHGVQPAELDWDANGQPQSRQYGDVYFSRVSGMAETEHVFLRPNGLAERFAALQAGERLIIGETGFGTGLNFLCAWALFERSARADAQLHFVSVEKHPLSRADLTRALALWPDLQTYAEQLLEQYVAVNPGFQQLRFGRVVLTLLVGDALDCLSTLDAQVDAWFLDGFAPAKNPEMWQPELFEQLARLSRPGTTLATFTSAGSVRRALLAAGFEVKRIPGFGQKWESLCGQLITSVKPACAPWFARPHLKPAQRKALVIGAGLAGCASAASLASRGWQVTLLERHDDIAQEGSGNPQGVLYLKLSAHGTALSQLVVSSFGYTRRLLRHLQRGKDWDACGVLQLAFDEKEAARHTALAEAFAPNLLRAVTQAEAEQLAGVALHHGGLYYPDAGWAHPPALCRWLIAHPAIELRRQRQPVELRRVDGGWQALQGGQVVAEAPVVVLAGAADAARFDQSGWLPLKRIRGQITGLQATERSAALRTVLCAKGYVAPSRDGLHTLGASFNFAEIDPAPSDAEHRSNLDMLKEISADLFERLHAVEQPLDGLHGRVAFRCTSPDYLPIVGPLADPAAFADAYAVLGKDARQVPDVPCTWLDGLYVNTAHGSRGLITAPLSGELLAAWLDDEPLPVPRPIAEACHPSRFLLRKLVRRTD; encoded by the coding sequence ATGCCCATCCACCCCACCCACGGTGTTCAGCCTGCCGAACTCGACTGGGACGCCAATGGCCAGCCCCAGTCCCGCCAGTACGGCGACGTCTATTTCTCTCGCGTCTCGGGCATGGCCGAAACCGAACACGTCTTCCTACGGCCGAACGGCCTGGCGGAGCGTTTCGCCGCGCTGCAAGCCGGCGAGCGCCTAATCATTGGCGAGACGGGATTCGGTACCGGGCTGAATTTTCTCTGCGCTTGGGCGCTGTTCGAACGCAGTGCCCGCGCTGATGCGCAACTGCATTTCGTCAGCGTCGAGAAGCACCCGCTATCGCGAGCCGATCTCACGCGTGCGCTCGCGCTGTGGCCGGACCTGCAAACGTATGCCGAGCAGTTGCTCGAACAGTACGTTGCGGTGAACCCCGGATTCCAGCAGCTGCGTTTCGGCCGCGTGGTGCTGACGTTGCTGGTGGGCGATGCGCTGGACTGCCTGAGCACGCTCGATGCGCAAGTCGACGCCTGGTTTCTGGACGGTTTCGCACCGGCGAAGAATCCGGAGATGTGGCAGCCGGAGCTCTTCGAACAATTGGCACGCCTGTCCAGGCCCGGCACCACTCTCGCCACCTTCACCAGCGCCGGAAGCGTACGCCGGGCGCTGCTGGCGGCGGGCTTCGAGGTCAAGCGCATCCCGGGCTTCGGCCAGAAATGGGAGAGCCTCTGCGGCCAGCTCATCACCTCTGTGAAACCGGCTTGCGCCCCCTGGTTCGCTCGCCCGCATTTGAAGCCCGCGCAACGCAAAGCCCTGGTGATCGGCGCGGGCCTGGCCGGTTGTGCCAGTGCGGCGAGCCTGGCTTCGCGCGGCTGGCAGGTGACGCTCCTCGAACGGCATGACGACATCGCCCAGGAAGGGTCCGGCAACCCGCAAGGCGTGCTCTATCTGAAACTGTCGGCGCACGGGACCGCACTCTCCCAATTGGTGGTCAGCAGCTTCGGCTACACCCGCCGGCTGCTGCGACATCTGCAACGCGGCAAGGACTGGGACGCCTGCGGCGTGTTGCAGCTCGCCTTCGACGAGAAGGAAGCGGCACGACACACGGCGCTCGCCGAGGCCTTCGCACCCAACCTGTTGCGCGCCGTAACGCAAGCCGAGGCCGAACAGCTGGCTGGCGTCGCGTTGCATCACGGTGGCCTGTACTACCCTGACGCCGGTTGGGCCCACCCACCGGCGCTGTGTCGCTGGTTGATCGCGCACCCGGCCATCGAACTGCGCCGTCAACGGCAACCCGTCGAGCTGCGCCGCGTCGATGGCGGCTGGCAGGCGTTGCAGGGAGGCCAAGTGGTCGCCGAAGCGCCAGTAGTGGTCCTCGCCGGTGCAGCCGACGCTGCCCGTTTCGATCAGAGTGGCTGGCTGCCGCTCAAGCGCATCCGCGGCCAGATCACCGGCCTGCAGGCCACCGAGCGAAGCGCCGCGCTGCGCACCGTGCTTTGCGCCAAAGGCTATGTCGCGCCTTCGCGCGACGGCCTGCATACCCTGGGCGCGAGCTTCAATTTCGCCGAGATCGATCCCGCGCCGAGCGACGCGGAGCATCGCTCGAACCTGGACATGCTCAAGGAAATATCAGCCGATCTGTTCGAGCGCTTGCACGCCGTCGAACAGCCACTCGATGGCCTGCACGGGCGCGTGGCGTTTCGCTGCACCAGCCCCGACTACCTGCCGATCGTCGGTCCGCTGGCCGATCCCGCCGCCTTCGCCGATGCCTACGCGGTGCTCGGCAAGGATGCCCGGCAAGTGCCCGACGTCCCCTGTACCTGGCTGGATGGGTTGTACGTCAACACCGCTCACGGATCGCGCGGGCTGATCACCGCTCCGCTGTCAGGCGAACTGCTGGCTGCCTGGCTCGATGACGAGCCGCTGCCCGTGCCGCGCCCGATTGCCGAGGCCTGCCACCCGAGTCGTTTTCTGCTGCGCAAACTCGTCCGCCGAACCGATTGA
- the pap gene encoding polyphosphate:AMP phosphotransferase, whose protein sequence is MFESAEIGHTIDKQTYNEAVPVLREALLAAQYRLREQARFPVLILINGIEGAGKGETIKLLNEWMDPRLIRVDSFDVPTDEELAHPPAWRYWRRLPPKGQTGIFFGNWYSKMLEDRVHGRIKKTELELAIDRSQRFERMLCAEGMLIFKFWFHLSKDRMLARLESLKDDPLHSWRISPLDWQQSKTYDKFVRYGELILRRSSRDFAPWYVIEGYDERYRSLTAGRLLLEGLNAALDAVDSQPSQPHTAPVELSADRLSLLSSLDLEQKLDKDDYKAQLAEEQARLSQLLRDPRLRKRGVLALFEGHDAAGKGSAIRRVTGALDPRLYRIVQIAAPSEDERAQPWLWRFWRNVPARGQFTIFDRSWYGRVLVERVEGFCTPDEWLRAYTEINEFEEQLVDAGVVVVKFWLSIDKDTQLERFKEREDTPHKRFKITEEDWRNRDKWDDYGNAVADMVDRTSTEIAPWTLVEANDKRFARVKVLRTLNQALEDAIG, encoded by the coding sequence ATGTTCGAATCCGCGGAAATCGGCCATACCATCGACAAGCAAACCTACAACGAAGCCGTACCCGTGCTTCGCGAGGCGCTGTTGGCAGCGCAGTACCGTCTGCGCGAGCAGGCCCGTTTCCCTGTCCTCATTCTGATCAATGGCATCGAGGGTGCGGGCAAGGGCGAGACGATCAAGCTGCTGAACGAATGGATGGACCCGCGTCTGATCCGTGTCGACAGTTTTGACGTGCCGACCGACGAAGAACTCGCGCATCCACCGGCCTGGCGTTACTGGCGGCGCCTGCCACCCAAGGGGCAGACCGGCATCTTCTTCGGCAACTGGTACAGCAAGATGCTCGAAGATCGCGTGCATGGCCGGATCAAGAAAACCGAACTGGAGCTGGCGATCGACCGGTCGCAGCGCTTCGAGCGAATGCTTTGCGCCGAAGGCATGCTCATATTCAAGTTCTGGTTCCACCTGTCCAAGGACCGCATGCTCGCGCGTCTCGAGTCGCTCAAGGACGACCCGCTGCACAGTTGGCGCATCAGTCCGCTGGATTGGCAGCAATCGAAGACCTATGACAAGTTCGTCCGATATGGCGAGCTCATTCTGCGCCGCAGCAGCCGCGATTTCGCGCCTTGGTACGTGATCGAGGGTTACGACGAGCGTTACCGCAGCCTCACGGCCGGCCGCTTGTTGCTCGAAGGGTTGAATGCCGCACTCGATGCGGTCGATAGCCAGCCTTCCCAGCCGCACACGGCCCCCGTCGAGCTGAGTGCCGATCGGTTGAGCCTGCTCAGCAGCCTCGACCTGGAGCAGAAGCTCGACAAGGACGACTACAAGGCGCAACTGGCGGAGGAACAGGCGCGGCTGTCGCAGCTGCTGCGCGACCCGCGGCTACGCAAGCGCGGCGTACTGGCGCTGTTCGAGGGCCATGACGCGGCCGGTAAGGGCAGCGCGATACGACGGGTTACCGGTGCGCTGGACCCTCGTTTGTATCGGATCGTGCAGATCGCCGCGCCGAGCGAGGATGAACGCGCGCAGCCCTGGCTCTGGCGCTTCTGGCGCAACGTGCCTGCACGTGGCCAGTTCACCATCTTCGACCGCTCCTGGTACGGCCGGGTGCTGGTCGAGCGGGTCGAGGGTTTCTGTACGCCGGACGAATGGCTGCGCGCCTACACCGAGATAAACGAGTTCGAAGAGCAGTTGGTGGATGCGGGCGTGGTGGTGGTCAAGTTCTGGCTGTCGATCGACAAGGACACCCAGCTCGAACGGTTCAAGGAGCGGGAGGATACGCCGCACAAGCGCTTCAAGATCACCGAAGAGGATTGGCGCAATCGCGATAAATGGGATGACTACGGGAATGCGGTGGCGGACATGGTCGACCGGACCAGCACCGAGATCGCGCCCTGGACACTGGTGGAGGCCAACGACAAGCGATTCGCCCGGGTGAAAGTGTTGCGCACCCTCAACCAGGCGCTGGAAGACGCAATCGGCTGA
- a CDS encoding MarR family winged helix-turn-helix transcriptional regulator, giving the protein MTDKTILDETNRLAASALELSLFQALRRLQQDAEVHAKRLARYGGLSPVQLMILQVVEKEGQLTASALSKRVSLTAATLSGQLDRLAERGLLLRQRDDQDRRRQWLLLTPEGRALQKQAPSLLPPEFVERFTALPDWEQHGIAAALLRAASLCGPID; this is encoded by the coding sequence ATGACTGACAAAACAATTTTGGATGAAACTAATCGATTGGCCGCCTCGGCGCTGGAGCTGTCCTTGTTCCAGGCCCTTCGGCGCCTGCAGCAGGATGCCGAAGTCCACGCCAAGCGGCTGGCCCGCTACGGTGGGCTGAGCCCGGTGCAGTTGATGATCCTGCAGGTGGTGGAGAAAGAAGGGCAACTGACCGCCAGTGCGCTGAGCAAGCGTGTCAGCCTGACCGCCGCGACCCTATCGGGGCAGCTCGACCGGCTTGCCGAGCGAGGTCTGTTGCTGCGCCAGCGGGACGATCAGGATCGACGTCGGCAATGGTTGCTGCTGACGCCCGAGGGCAGGGCGTTGCAAAAGCAGGCACCCTCGCTGCTGCCGCCGGAGTTCGTCGAGCGCTTCACCGCGCTGCCCGATTGGGAGCAGCACGGCATCGCCGCCGCACTGCTGCGCGCGGCCTCGCTTTGTGGTCCGATCGATTAG
- a CDS encoding N-acetylglutaminylglutamine amidotransferase, which produces MCGIAGELRFDNQPADLAAVERITQHLISRGPDACGFNSQGPVALGHRRLKIMDLCEASGQPMIDSALGLSMVFNGAIYNYPELRAELEALGYSFFSEGDTEVLLKGFHAWGEALLPRLNGMFAFAIWQRDTQELFIARDRLGIKPLYLSKTGDRLRFASALPALLKGGDIAGVLNPVALNHYMSFHAVVPAPDTLIAGIEKLPPGTFMRVDATGKSSQQRWWTLEFGAREDEQNYSFEDWQERTLATLRQSVAMRQRAAVDVGVLLSGGVDSSLLVGLLREAGAADNLLTFSIGFEDAGGERGDEFKYSDLIAEHYQTRHHQLRIQEKEILERLPAAFQAMSEPMVSHDCIAFYLLSREVSKHCKVVQSGQGADELFAGYHWYPQVDGAQDPAAAYLAAFRDRSYEEYAETMQQQWVKGDFSGDFVRQHFAQPGAEAAVDKALRIDSTVMLVDDPVKRVDNMTMAWGLEARVPFLDHNVAELSARIPAKYKLPNGGKYVLKEAARKVIPAAVIDRPKGYFPVPGLKHLQGETLNWVRELLTDPSQDRGLYNPAMLEKLLSDPEGQLTPLRGSKLWQLAAVNLWLSEQGL; this is translated from the coding sequence ATGTGTGGCATAGCTGGCGAACTTCGCTTCGATAATCAACCGGCCGATCTGGCCGCCGTTGAACGCATCACCCAACACCTCATCTCCCGCGGTCCCGACGCTTGTGGTTTCAACAGTCAGGGGCCCGTCGCTCTGGGCCATCGACGCCTGAAGATCATGGATCTGTGCGAGGCCTCCGGCCAGCCGATGATCGATTCGGCGCTGGGTCTGTCGATGGTCTTCAACGGCGCCATCTACAACTATCCGGAACTGCGCGCGGAACTCGAAGCCCTGGGCTACAGCTTCTTCTCCGAAGGCGACACCGAGGTGCTGCTGAAAGGTTTCCACGCCTGGGGCGAGGCATTGTTGCCACGACTCAACGGCATGTTCGCCTTCGCCATCTGGCAGCGCGATACGCAGGAATTGTTCATCGCCCGGGACCGCCTCGGCATCAAGCCCTTGTACCTGTCCAAGACCGGTGACCGCCTGCGTTTCGCCTCGGCCCTGCCCGCCTTGCTCAAGGGCGGCGACATCGCCGGTGTGCTGAACCCGGTGGCGCTGAACCACTACATGAGCTTCCATGCGGTGGTGCCGGCACCGGACACCCTGATCGCCGGCATCGAAAAGCTACCGCCGGGAACCTTCATGCGCGTCGACGCCACGGGCAAATCCAGCCAGCAGCGCTGGTGGACGCTCGAATTCGGCGCCAGGGAAGACGAGCAAAACTACAGCTTCGAGGATTGGCAGGAGCGCACGCTGGCGACCCTTCGCCAGTCGGTTGCGATGCGTCAACGTGCGGCTGTCGACGTCGGCGTGCTGCTGTCCGGCGGCGTCGACTCCAGCCTGCTGGTCGGCCTGCTTCGCGAAGCGGGCGCGGCGGACAACCTGCTGACCTTCTCTATCGGTTTCGAGGATGCCGGCGGTGAGCGCGGCGATGAGTTCAAGTATTCCGACCTCATCGCCGAGCACTACCAGACGCGCCACCACCAGTTGCGCATCCAGGAGAAGGAGATTCTGGAGCGGCTCCCTGCAGCCTTCCAGGCAATGAGCGAGCCGATGGTCAGCCACGACTGCATCGCCTTCTACCTGCTGTCGCGTGAAGTCTCCAAACATTGCAAGGTGGTCCAGAGCGGCCAGGGCGCGGACGAGCTGTTCGCCGGCTATCACTGGTATCCGCAGGTCGACGGAGCACAGGACCCTGCCGCGGCCTATCTGGCGGCGTTCCGTGATCGCAGCTACGAGGAATATGCCGAGACCATGCAGCAGCAATGGGTCAAGGGCGATTTCTCCGGCGACTTCGTACGGCAGCACTTCGCGCAGCCAGGCGCCGAGGCGGCGGTCGACAAGGCACTCAGGATCGATAGCACCGTGATGCTCGTTGACGACCCGGTCAAACGCGTCGACAACATGACCATGGCCTGGGGGCTGGAGGCACGAGTGCCGTTCCTCGACCACAACGTGGCGGAGCTGTCGGCGCGCATTCCGGCCAAGTACAAGCTGCCCAATGGCGGCAAATACGTCCTCAAGGAGGCCGCCCGCAAGGTGATCCCGGCAGCGGTGATCGATCGGCCAAAAGGCTATTTCCCCGTGCCCGGCCTCAAGCATTTGCAGGGCGAGACCCTCAATTGGGTGCGCGAACTGCTGACCGACCCGAGCCAGGATCGAGGCCTCTACAACCCGGCCATGCTGGAAAAACTGCTCAGCGATCCGGAGGGCCAACTGACGCCGCTGCGTGGTTCGAAACTGTGGCAACTGGCGGCAGTCAACCTATGGTTGAGCGAGCAAGGCCTATGA
- a CDS encoding thiolase family protein: protein MREVVIVDSVRTGLAKSFRGKFNMTRPDDMAAHCVNALLSRNSLDPKLVEDCIVGAGSNEGAQGYNIGRNVAVLSNLGTQCAGMTLNRFCSSGLQAIAIAANQIASGCSDVIVAGGVESITLTAKSKNTDNLYNPIIQERVPGIYHTMGQTAELVARRYNVTREQQDIYSLQSQQRTARAQAEGLFQDEIVPMNVRYYTEDKNTGERTEHEGVVDRDDCNRPDTTLESLSGLKPVFAEDGSVTAGNASQLSDGASMTLVMSLEKALELGLKPRAFFRGFTVAGCEPEEMGIGPVFSVPRLLKARGLQVSGIDLWELNEAFASQCLYCRDTLEIDNEKFNVNGGSISIGHPFGMTGSRTAGHLIRELQRRNLRYGVVTMCVGGGMGASGLFEAVR from the coding sequence ATGCGTGAAGTAGTGATCGTCGACAGCGTACGGACCGGCCTGGCCAAGTCCTTCCGCGGCAAGTTCAACATGACCCGGCCCGATGACATGGCGGCCCATTGCGTCAATGCGCTGTTGTCGCGCAACAGCCTGGACCCCAAGCTGGTCGAGGACTGCATCGTAGGCGCCGGTTCGAACGAGGGCGCACAGGGCTACAACATCGGCCGCAACGTAGCGGTGCTGTCGAACCTGGGCACTCAATGCGCGGGCATGACGCTCAATCGCTTCTGCTCCTCGGGTCTGCAAGCGATCGCCATCGCGGCCAACCAGATCGCCTCCGGCTGCAGCGACGTCATCGTCGCCGGCGGAGTCGAATCCATCACTCTGACGGCCAAGAGCAAGAACACCGACAACCTGTACAACCCGATCATCCAGGAGCGGGTGCCGGGCATCTATCACACCATGGGGCAGACCGCCGAGCTGGTGGCACGCCGCTACAACGTGACCCGCGAGCAGCAGGACATTTATTCACTGCAGAGCCAGCAGCGCACCGCGCGTGCCCAGGCCGAAGGGTTGTTCCAGGACGAAATCGTGCCGATGAACGTCCGCTACTACACCGAAGACAAGAACACCGGCGAGCGTACCGAACACGAAGGTGTGGTCGATCGCGACGACTGCAACCGCCCGGATACCACGCTGGAAAGCCTGTCGGGGCTCAAGCCCGTATTCGCTGAAGACGGCTCGGTCACCGCTGGTAACGCCTCGCAGCTCTCCGACGGCGCCTCGATGACCCTGGTGATGAGCCTGGAAAAGGCGCTCGAACTCGGCCTCAAGCCCCGCGCGTTCTTCCGTGGCTTCACCGTGGCCGGCTGCGAACCGGAAGAAATGGGCATCGGCCCGGTCTTCTCGGTACCGCGTCTGCTCAAGGCGCGCGGCCTGCAAGTCAGCGGTATCGACCTCTGGGAACTCAACGAAGCCTTCGCCTCGCAGTGCCTGTACTGCCGCGACACGCTGGAAATCGACAACGAGAAGTTCAACGTCAACGGCGGCTCGATCTCCATCGGCCACCCGTTCGGCATGACCGGTTCGCGTACCGCTGGGCACCTGATCCGCGAGCTGCAACGCCGCAACCTGCGTTACGGCGTGGTGACCATGTGCGTCGGCGGCGGTATGGGCGCTTCGGGCCTGTTCGAAGCGGTGCGTTGA